ATTAAATAAAAAAAAGAAACCCTTTTAAACATATAATACTCCTGAATTTATGTTATAGAGAGAGCAAAAAAAGTGCCATTATTAATAGAGATATATTTTATTATACAAATTATTGTTAAATAAAAACTTGCGAAATATGAAATATTTAGTTATATTATATAAAATAAAATACTGAAATATATAGTAAAAATAATTACCAAATATAAAGGAAATGAAAATGGATAAAGACACATTAATTACTATCTGGAAAGAGGTAGCAAAACATAACCGAATAGAGCATTTTTTGTTGGAAATTTTACCCGAAATAAAAAAAGAAATAGTATTACTGGAAAGCATAGATATTTTAGTTATAAATAAACAATTAAAAATTCTGGAACTTATAACAACACCTCAAACTATAAAAATAAATAAGAATAATCATATTATTTTAACAGAAGATATGATTAAACAATTACAGAAATTTTCCAGTGAAAAATCGGTTTTACAGTGCACCTCAAATTTGTTTCCTGCTTATCTAACAAATATTATTTCATCTTTTTATGAACATGAATATTTATCTTATATTTTTTTAACCCCATTAGAAATTGATAAAAGTATAGAAGGGATACTTGTAGGTATAATAAAAAAGGATACACTGGTTCCTGAAAGAATAAAGGATGTATTAAAGACACTTCAAAAACCTTTTTCTGTGGCTTTGGCAAACCATATTCGAATTTTAGAAATGGAAACATTAAAGAAAGCCGAAGAAGCAGAAAAAATAAGTTTGTTACGGAAATTGGGGAGAGAATCGTTTGATGAACGAATTATAGGGGAGAATACAGGGCTAAAATATGTTATGGAGCGGGTCAGATTAGTAGCGACTTCAGACCTACCTGTATTAATTTTAGGAGAAACAGGAACAGGAAAAGAATTAATTGCTCGTGCATTGCATAAAAATTCAAACAGGTCACAGGGACCTATAATTCGCGTGAATTGTGGTGCTATTCCACCGGAATTGATAGATTCACAGTTATTTGGTCATGAAAAAGGCTCTTTCACAGGTGCTATTGAAAAACATATAGGTTGGTTTGAGAGAGCTGATGGAGGCACTTTATTTTTAGATGAAATAGGGGAGTTACCTTTACATGCACAGGTTCGATTACTTCGGATTTTGCAGGATGGTTGGTTTGAAAGGGTAGGAGGGAAAGAGCCTATTCATGTGGATGTGCGTCTTGTTACTGCAACAAATTCTGACCTTGCTCAATTGGTGATTGAGAAGAAATTTCGTGAAGATTTGTTTTACCGAATATCAACATTCCCTATTATATTACCACCATTAAGAGAAAGAAAGGAAGATATTCCTGAAATGGCAAGATATTTTGCGGAAAAATCGGCACAACGGTTTAGTTTGCCTGTGGTTTATCCCACAGAAACGGATATAGAACTGCTTTGTCAATATTCCTGGCCTGGTAATGTTCGTGAACTTGCATCTGTAATTGACCGTTCCGCTATTCTGGGAAATGGTAAGAAATTAGAAATAGCTCATGCTTTAGGTTTATCCAATACAAAACAAAATATATTTATACAAAATAGTAAAGAAAGACCTGAAGAAATCATTAGTTTAGATGAGTATAATAAAAGATATATCGAATATGTTTTATCAAGAACAAATGGGAAAATTGATGGGAAAGGAGGATGTGCAGAACTTTTGGGAATAAA
This sequence is a window from Candidatus Hydrogenedens sp.. Protein-coding genes within it:
- a CDS encoding sigma-54 dependent transcriptional regulator, yielding MDKDTLITIWKEVAKHNRIEHFLLEILPEIKKEIVLLESIDILVINKQLKILELITTPQTIKINKNNHIILTEDMIKQLQKFSSEKSVLQCTSNLFPAYLTNIISSFYEHEYLSYIFLTPLEIDKSIEGILVGIIKKDTLVPERIKDVLKTLQKPFSVALANHIRILEMETLKKAEEAEKISLLRKLGRESFDERIIGENTGLKYVMERVRLVATSDLPVLILGETGTGKELIARALHKNSNRSQGPIIRVNCGAIPPELIDSQLFGHEKGSFTGAIEKHIGWFERADGGTLFLDEIGELPLHAQVRLLRILQDGWFERVGGKEPIHVDVRLVTATNSDLAQLVIEKKFREDLFYRISTFPIILPPLRERKEDIPEMARYFAEKSAQRFSLPVVYPTETDIELLCQYSWPGNVRELASVIDRSAILGNGKKLEIAHALGLSNTKQNIFIQNSKERPEEIISLDEYNKRYIEYVLSRTNGKIDGKGGCAELLGINPNTLRARMRKLGIDYKYFKYKKYK